One Thalassotalea sediminis DNA segment encodes these proteins:
- the mioC gene encoding FMN-binding protein MioC, with product MSSFQIIIGSMLGGTEYVAEACQETLTQLGHEVTLHFSPKLEDIPHENQTWLICTSTHGAGDYPDNLVPFVDQLTASTIDLTTTNYAVIGVGDSSYDTFCFAAKRIDKLLESKGCKNKIPLKTFDMQEEIDPEDEAQTWLFVNKDHL from the coding sequence ATGTCTTCTTTTCAAATAATCATCGGTAGTATGTTAGGCGGTACAGAGTATGTCGCTGAAGCTTGCCAGGAAACGTTAACACAGTTAGGTCATGAGGTAACATTACACTTCTCGCCGAAGCTGGAAGATATTCCACACGAAAATCAAACATGGCTAATCTGTACATCTACTCATGGCGCCGGTGATTATCCAGATAACCTCGTGCCTTTTGTTGATCAATTAACAGCAAGTACGATCGATCTTACCACGACAAATTATGCAGTGATCGGTGTTGGTGACTCAAGTTATGATACTTTCTGCTTTGCAGCCAAAAGAATAGATAAACTATTAGAATCAAAAGGTTGTAAAAATAAAATACCGTTAAAAACATTCGATATGCAAGAAGAAATCGATCCAGAAGACGAAGCACAAACTTGGCTATTCGTTAATAAAGATCATTTATAG
- the mnmE gene encoding tRNA uridine-5-carboxymethylaminomethyl(34) synthesis GTPase MnmE, with amino-acid sequence MTVTNIETIAAQATPPGRGGVGIIRVSGPLASNVAVHVLGKCPEPRKAEYLPFHDQNKQIIDQGIAIYFKGPNSFTGEDILELQGHGGPIILDMLLKSIITIDNVRMANPGEFSEQAFLNDKLDLAQAEAIADLINATSEQAAKSALHSLQGDFSALIHEIVDQTIHLRMYVEAAIDFPEEEIDFLADEKVVNQLKALISKVEQVQQKAQQGSLLREGMRVVIAGRPNAGKSSLLNALSGKESAIVTDIAGTTRDVLSEHIHIDGMPLHVIDTAGLREASDKVEQIGIERAWQEILQADRILLLIDADQSIEDPKAYWPEFFEKLPENIGLTIIKNKADIADKPSQFDQSSIYPTITLSAKTQDGISLLTDHLKDIMGYQGSTEGGFMARRRHLAAIEQGYQHLTIGLEQLESFVAGEILAEELRLCQNALNQITGEFTNDDLLGQIFSSFCIGK; translated from the coding sequence ATGACAGTAACAAATATTGAAACCATCGCCGCACAAGCCACACCACCAGGCAGAGGCGGTGTCGGTATTATCAGAGTATCAGGCCCTTTAGCGTCAAACGTAGCGGTACACGTTCTGGGTAAATGCCCTGAACCTCGCAAAGCGGAATATTTACCTTTCCACGATCAAAATAAACAAATAATTGACCAAGGTATCGCTATTTACTTTAAAGGCCCAAATTCATTCACCGGGGAAGATATATTAGAACTTCAAGGCCACGGTGGACCAATTATTTTAGACATGCTTTTAAAGTCTATTATTACTATTGATAATGTGCGCATGGCCAACCCTGGTGAATTTAGTGAACAAGCTTTCCTCAATGATAAACTCGACCTTGCACAGGCTGAGGCAATTGCAGATTTAATTAATGCTACTTCAGAACAAGCGGCAAAAAGCGCCCTACACTCTTTACAGGGAGATTTTTCCGCCTTAATACATGAAATAGTCGATCAAACAATTCACTTAAGAATGTATGTCGAAGCCGCCATTGACTTTCCTGAAGAAGAGATTGATTTTCTTGCTGACGAAAAAGTCGTTAACCAACTCAAGGCACTGATCTCAAAAGTAGAGCAAGTACAACAAAAAGCCCAACAAGGCAGCCTATTAAGAGAAGGAATGAGAGTTGTTATTGCTGGGCGTCCAAATGCAGGAAAATCTAGCCTATTAAATGCGTTAAGTGGCAAAGAGAGTGCTATCGTCACAGATATCGCGGGTACTACCCGTGATGTACTATCAGAGCATATACATATTGATGGTATGCCTTTACATGTAATTGATACTGCCGGGCTCAGAGAGGCTTCTGATAAAGTTGAGCAAATAGGCATTGAGCGAGCTTGGCAAGAAATATTGCAAGCCGATCGTATTCTATTATTAATTGATGCAGATCAGAGTATTGAAGATCCGAAAGCCTATTGGCCTGAGTTTTTCGAAAAGTTACCAGAAAATATTGGCCTAACGATAATAAAAAATAAAGCTGACATAGCAGATAAACCTTCACAATTTGACCAAAGTAGCATCTATCCGACTATTACTTTGTCTGCAAAAACACAAGATGGTATTTCGTTATTAACAGATCATCTCAAAGACATCATGGGTTACCAAGGAAGTACAGAAGGCGGCTTTATGGCACGTCGTCGCCATTTAGCAGCGATTGAACAAGGCTACCAACACTTAACAATAGGTTTAGAACAACTAGAGTCGTTTGTTGCCGGTGAAATACTTGCAGAAGAACTAAGGCTTTGTCAAAACGCGTTAAATCAAATTACAGGTGAGTTCACAAACGACGATCTGCTTGGTCAGATCTTTTCTTCATTTTGTATCGGCAAATAA